The DNA sequence AAGACAGCCACTGTTGAGCCCTTCTTAGGTTTCGCAACATTTAGAGTCGAACCCAATCCTGTTACGGAGTACACAAAAAATTAGAACGTGTGCACAGTCTAAAGATCGAGAAATACCGTATAAGCATATAGTCCACTTTATCATACCAGTTGAAATTCCACAGCTAAGGACACAAACTTTGTCCAAAGGAGCAAGAGGGTTTATCTTTGCAACACAACCAACATGTATGACAGTGTATTCGCTAAAGGTGGATGTTCCTACAAAATGTAGGATGGGCTTGCCATTGATTGAAAAGCGCGACTTTCCATCATTAAGCATAACACCTCTGTCGGTGTTGATCCTAAGGAGATCACACATATTGCTTTCTTCTGATTTGCAATGTGCACATTCCTTGCATTCTCCGGTGAAGACGGGGAGAACATGATCACCTGGTGCCAAATCCGTTACTCCCTCTCCGACACTCTCCACAATACCCCCTGCTTCATGTCCAAAAATTCGAGGGAAAACAGGGTTCTGTCCCTgaaatatttatacataaaacaaaatttaatttaatacagtcatctaaaaaaatatacaatcacTTATCAACTCTTCCAATAAAACAATTAACTGTACCTTGGCTTCCCAGAAGTAAATATCAGTGTGGCAGAGGGAAGTGAAGAGGATCTTGATCCGAACCTCGAGTTTCTGAGGAGGGGCAACCTCAACCTCCTCGATCACAAGTGGTTTCCCTGCTTCCCATGCTACAGCAGCTGTACATAGTCGTAACAACAAATGCAATAACATATAAAATCATCAATTGG is a window from the Daucus carota subsp. sativus chromosome 8, DH1 v3.0, whole genome shotgun sequence genome containing:
- the LOC108199816 gene encoding alcohol dehydrogenase 1 codes for the protein MASTAGQVIRCKAAVAWEAGKPLVIEEVEVAPPQKLEVRIKILFTSLCHTDIYFWEAKGQNPVFPRIFGHEAGGIVESVGEGVTDLAPGDHVLPVFTGECKECAHCKSEESNMCDLLRINTDRGVMLNDGKSRFSINGKPILHFVGTSTFSEYTVIHVGCVAKINPLAPLDKVCVLSCGISTGLGSTLNVAKPKKGSTVAVFGLGAVGLAAAEGARIAGASRIIGIDLNPNRFESAKKFGVTEFVNPKDHQKPVQEVIAEMTNGGVDRSIECTGHVDAMISAFECVHDGWGVAVLVGVPHKDAVFKTHPMNLLNERTLKGSFFGNYKPRTDLPSVVEKYMNKELELEKFITHEVPFAEINKAFDLMLKGEGLRCIIRM